A stretch of Chanodichthys erythropterus isolate Z2021 chromosome 20, ASM2448905v1, whole genome shotgun sequence DNA encodes these proteins:
- the ccnt1 gene encoding cyclin-T1 isoform X1, with amino-acid sequence MAATFPSPSLNNNKWYFTREQIENSPSRRAGLDPDKELSYRQQAANLLQDMGQRLNVSQLTINTAIVYMHRFYMIQSFTRFHRNVCALSFDKLFAKRSYELDRNLTSFLMSYVAQVIAPAALFLAAKVEEQPRKLEHVIKVTHACLNPQDPSPDTRSDTYLQQAQDLVILESIILQTLAFEITIDHPHTHVVKCTQLVRGENQLLTVNCPSYCSVMSTSSPPSSQISRLITSFPFVPASKDLAQTSYFMATNSLHLTTFCLQYSPPIVACVCIHLACKWSNWEIPVSTDGKHWWEYVDPTVTLELLDELTHEFLQILEKTPSRLKRIRNWKAAGQTAKKSKVQDGEEAIMNMISMASSDSTLAGLMSLSAPPSGSSMDSSADDHSAAASSQHWQPSGKEQPIANELHAPAKVSLSEYRAKHADELAAQKRKLENMEASVKQGYATAAQALMNQQRKEKHHHHQQSSSGSSDLSNPSPIVLKIPLDERSERSSLKMRLPARGQSDGGGHSSSGSSRGSEQDIKVRIRVPERRSGSGEDGKSREKHRERSNHHHHHHHHHHHSSSSTTGALSASSSSSSAQKHSSSASTSGSSKKVPGDSVRTSSSSSSSSRKRTHLMDPSTGTHPSKVSKSSRNSFQLSTLPGVPSHAVGHGADILPSLGLSHHQGNYSHSKADKADTNGHNTAGQSNEYQDTFDMLNSLLSAQGVQPAQPQIFDYRSQYGEYRYSSSARGGTQPPPLPSEPPPPLPPLPK; translated from the exons ATGGCGGCTACGTTCCCTTCGCCTTCGCTAAATAACAATAAATGGTACTTCACGCGCGAACAAATCGAAAACAGCCCTTCTCGCCGAGCGGGACTTGATCCCGACAAAGAGCTCTCGTACCGACAGCAAGCTGCTAACCTGCTGCAGGACATGGGACAGCGGCTCAACGT GTCACAACTCACAATTAACACTGCCATTGTGTATATGCATCGGTTCTACATGATCCAGTCCTTTACCCGCTTCCACCGAAATGTGTGTGCCTTATCCTTCGACAAGCTTTTTGCTAAACGTTCATATGAATTGGACAGGAATTTAACCtcttttttaatgtcatatgtTGCACAGGTGATTGCTCCTGCAGCTCTCTTTTTAGCTGCGAAGGTGGAGGAACAGCCCCGCAAGCTGGAGCATGTGATTAAGGTGACCCATGCGTGTCTCAATCCTCAGGACCCGTCTCCAGACACCAGGAGTGAT ACATACCTGCAACAAGCCCAAGACCTGGTCATTCTTGAGAGCATTATACTCCAGACCCTGG CTTTTGAGATCACCATTGATCATCCCCATACACATGTTGTCAAGTGTACTCAGCTTGTGCGAGGTGAGAACCAGCTGCTCACTGTAAACTGTCCTTCGTATTGCTCGGTAATGAGTACTTCTAGCCCACCAAGCTCACAGATTTCACGTCTGATCACGAGCTTTCCTTTTGTTCCAGCGAGTAAGGATTTGGCTCAAACCTCATATTTCATGGCAACAAACAG TCTTCACTTGACTACATTCTGCCTGCAGTACAGTCCTCCCATTGTAGCTTGTGTTTGTATTCATTTGGCCTGTAAATGGTCCAACTGGGAGATTCCGGTTTCCACAGACGGCAAACACTGGTGGGAGTATGTTGACCCCACAGTGACCCTTGAGCTGTTGGATG AGCTCACTCATGAGTTCCTGCAGATCTTGGAGAAGACGCCCAGCCGCTTGAAACGCATCAGAAACTGGAAA GCTGCAGGTCAAACTGCCAAGAAATCAAAGGTGCAAGATGGTGAAGAAGCCATTATGAACATGATCTCTATGGCATCGTCCGACAGCACGTTGGCCGGACTGATGAGCCTCTCCGCCCCTCCCTCCGGTTCCTCCATGGACTCCTCAGCAGACGACCACAGTGCTGCAGCCTCATCCCAACACTGGCAGCCTTCCGGCAAGGAGCAGCCCATTGCCAACGAGCTCCACGCGCCTGCTAAGGTGTCTCTGAGCGAGTATCGGGCAAAGCACGCGGATGAACTGGCTGCACAGAAGCGGAAGTTGGAGAACATGGAGGCAAGCGTGAAACAGGGATACGCCACTGCCGCACAGGCCCTTATGAACCAGCAGAGGAAAGAGAAGCACCATCACCACCAGCAGTCCAGCTCTGGTTCCTCAGACCTGAGCAACCCTTCACCTATCGTCCTGAAGATCCCACTGGATGAGCGATCGGAACGCAGTTCCTTAAAGATGCGCTTACCCGCGCGAGGCCAGTCAGACGGCGGCGGGCACAGCAGCAGTGGCAGCAGTCGTGGATCCGAGCAGGACATTAAAGTGCGGATTCGAGTTCCAGAAAGGCGAAGTGGGTCCGGAGAAGACGGGAAAAGTCGTGAGAAGCACAGAGAGCGGTCCAACCACCAccaccatcatcaccatcaccacCACCACTCCTCCTCTTCCACCACCGGCGCTTTATCGGCATCGTCTTCCTCATCCTCTGCACAAAAACACTCAAGTTCTGCCAGCACCTCAGGAAGTAGCAAAAAGGTCCCTGGTGACTCTGTGCGAACGAGCTCTTCTTCGTCATCGTCGTCTCGAAAAAGGACCCACTTGATGGATCCTTCCACCGGCACCCACCCCTCGAAAGTCAGCAAATCGTCCAGAAACTCATTTCAGTTGTCAACGCTTCCTGGAGTGCCCTCCCACGCGGTGGGTCACGGGGCTGACATCCTTCCCTCGCTGGGCCTCTCGCACCATCAGGGAAACTACTCGCACTCCAAGGCGGACAAAGCCGACACGAACGGCCACAATACGGCCGGCCAGTCCAACGAGTATCAGGACACATTTGACATGTTGAACTCGCTGCTCAGCGCACAGGGGGTGCAGCCGGCGCAACCTCAGATATTTGACTATCGCTCTCAGTACGGAGAGTACCGGTATAGCAGTAGCGCTCGCGGAGGAACCCAGCCACCACCTTTACCCTCAGAACCACCTCCACCTCTGCCGCCATTGCCCAAATAA
- the ccnt1 gene encoding cyclin-T1 isoform X2, producing the protein MAATFPSPSLNNNKWYFTREQIENSPSRRAGLDPDKELSYRQQAANLLQDMGQRLNVSQLTINTAIVYMHRFYMIQSFTRFHRNVIAPAALFLAAKVEEQPRKLEHVIKVTHACLNPQDPSPDTRSDTYLQQAQDLVILESIILQTLAFEITIDHPHTHVVKCTQLVRGENQLLTVNCPSYCSVMSTSSPPSSQISRLITSFPFVPASKDLAQTSYFMATNSLHLTTFCLQYSPPIVACVCIHLACKWSNWEIPVSTDGKHWWEYVDPTVTLELLDELTHEFLQILEKTPSRLKRIRNWKAAGQTAKKSKVQDGEEAIMNMISMASSDSTLAGLMSLSAPPSGSSMDSSADDHSAAASSQHWQPSGKEQPIANELHAPAKVSLSEYRAKHADELAAQKRKLENMEASVKQGYATAAQALMNQQRKEKHHHHQQSSSGSSDLSNPSPIVLKIPLDERSERSSLKMRLPARGQSDGGGHSSSGSSRGSEQDIKVRIRVPERRSGSGEDGKSREKHRERSNHHHHHHHHHHHSSSSTTGALSASSSSSSAQKHSSSASTSGSSKKVPGDSVRTSSSSSSSSRKRTHLMDPSTGTHPSKVSKSSRNSFQLSTLPGVPSHAVGHGADILPSLGLSHHQGNYSHSKADKADTNGHNTAGQSNEYQDTFDMLNSLLSAQGVQPAQPQIFDYRSQYGEYRYSSSARGGTQPPPLPSEPPPPLPPLPK; encoded by the exons ATGGCGGCTACGTTCCCTTCGCCTTCGCTAAATAACAATAAATGGTACTTCACGCGCGAACAAATCGAAAACAGCCCTTCTCGCCGAGCGGGACTTGATCCCGACAAAGAGCTCTCGTACCGACAGCAAGCTGCTAACCTGCTGCAGGACATGGGACAGCGGCTCAACGT GTCACAACTCACAATTAACACTGCCATTGTGTATATGCATCGGTTCTACATGATCCAGTCCTTTACCCGCTTCCACCGAAAT GTGATTGCTCCTGCAGCTCTCTTTTTAGCTGCGAAGGTGGAGGAACAGCCCCGCAAGCTGGAGCATGTGATTAAGGTGACCCATGCGTGTCTCAATCCTCAGGACCCGTCTCCAGACACCAGGAGTGAT ACATACCTGCAACAAGCCCAAGACCTGGTCATTCTTGAGAGCATTATACTCCAGACCCTGG CTTTTGAGATCACCATTGATCATCCCCATACACATGTTGTCAAGTGTACTCAGCTTGTGCGAGGTGAGAACCAGCTGCTCACTGTAAACTGTCCTTCGTATTGCTCGGTAATGAGTACTTCTAGCCCACCAAGCTCACAGATTTCACGTCTGATCACGAGCTTTCCTTTTGTTCCAGCGAGTAAGGATTTGGCTCAAACCTCATATTTCATGGCAACAAACAG TCTTCACTTGACTACATTCTGCCTGCAGTACAGTCCTCCCATTGTAGCTTGTGTTTGTATTCATTTGGCCTGTAAATGGTCCAACTGGGAGATTCCGGTTTCCACAGACGGCAAACACTGGTGGGAGTATGTTGACCCCACAGTGACCCTTGAGCTGTTGGATG AGCTCACTCATGAGTTCCTGCAGATCTTGGAGAAGACGCCCAGCCGCTTGAAACGCATCAGAAACTGGAAA GCTGCAGGTCAAACTGCCAAGAAATCAAAGGTGCAAGATGGTGAAGAAGCCATTATGAACATGATCTCTATGGCATCGTCCGACAGCACGTTGGCCGGACTGATGAGCCTCTCCGCCCCTCCCTCCGGTTCCTCCATGGACTCCTCAGCAGACGACCACAGTGCTGCAGCCTCATCCCAACACTGGCAGCCTTCCGGCAAGGAGCAGCCCATTGCCAACGAGCTCCACGCGCCTGCTAAGGTGTCTCTGAGCGAGTATCGGGCAAAGCACGCGGATGAACTGGCTGCACAGAAGCGGAAGTTGGAGAACATGGAGGCAAGCGTGAAACAGGGATACGCCACTGCCGCACAGGCCCTTATGAACCAGCAGAGGAAAGAGAAGCACCATCACCACCAGCAGTCCAGCTCTGGTTCCTCAGACCTGAGCAACCCTTCACCTATCGTCCTGAAGATCCCACTGGATGAGCGATCGGAACGCAGTTCCTTAAAGATGCGCTTACCCGCGCGAGGCCAGTCAGACGGCGGCGGGCACAGCAGCAGTGGCAGCAGTCGTGGATCCGAGCAGGACATTAAAGTGCGGATTCGAGTTCCAGAAAGGCGAAGTGGGTCCGGAGAAGACGGGAAAAGTCGTGAGAAGCACAGAGAGCGGTCCAACCACCAccaccatcatcaccatcaccacCACCACTCCTCCTCTTCCACCACCGGCGCTTTATCGGCATCGTCTTCCTCATCCTCTGCACAAAAACACTCAAGTTCTGCCAGCACCTCAGGAAGTAGCAAAAAGGTCCCTGGTGACTCTGTGCGAACGAGCTCTTCTTCGTCATCGTCGTCTCGAAAAAGGACCCACTTGATGGATCCTTCCACCGGCACCCACCCCTCGAAAGTCAGCAAATCGTCCAGAAACTCATTTCAGTTGTCAACGCTTCCTGGAGTGCCCTCCCACGCGGTGGGTCACGGGGCTGACATCCTTCCCTCGCTGGGCCTCTCGCACCATCAGGGAAACTACTCGCACTCCAAGGCGGACAAAGCCGACACGAACGGCCACAATACGGCCGGCCAGTCCAACGAGTATCAGGACACATTTGACATGTTGAACTCGCTGCTCAGCGCACAGGGGGTGCAGCCGGCGCAACCTCAGATATTTGACTATCGCTCTCAGTACGGAGAGTACCGGTATAGCAGTAGCGCTCGCGGAGGAACCCAGCCACCACCTTTACCCTCAGAACCACCTCCACCTCTGCCGCCATTGCCCAAATAA
- the ccnt1 gene encoding cyclin-T1 isoform X4, protein MAATFPSPSLNNNKWYFTREQIENSPSRRAGLDPDKELSYRQQAANLLQDMGQRLNVSQLTINTAIVYMHRFYMIQSFTRFHRNVIAPAALFLAAKVEEQPRKLEHVIKVTHACLNPQDPSPDTRSDTYLQQAQDLVILESIILQTLAFEITIDHPHTHVVKCTQLVRASKDLAQTSYFMATNSLHLTTFCLQYSPPIVACVCIHLACKWSNWEIPVSTDGKHWWEYVDPTVTLELLDELTHEFLQILEKTPSRLKRIRNWKAAGQTAKKSKVQDGEEAIMNMISMASSDSTLAGLMSLSAPPSGSSMDSSADDHSAAASSQHWQPSGKEQPIANELHAPAKVSLSEYRAKHADELAAQKRKLENMEASVKQGYATAAQALMNQQRKEKHHHHQQSSSGSSDLSNPSPIVLKIPLDERSERSSLKMRLPARGQSDGGGHSSSGSSRGSEQDIKVRIRVPERRSGSGEDGKSREKHRERSNHHHHHHHHHHHSSSSTTGALSASSSSSSAQKHSSSASTSGSSKKVPGDSVRTSSSSSSSSRKRTHLMDPSTGTHPSKVSKSSRNSFQLSTLPGVPSHAVGHGADILPSLGLSHHQGNYSHSKADKADTNGHNTAGQSNEYQDTFDMLNSLLSAQGVQPAQPQIFDYRSQYGEYRYSSSARGGTQPPPLPSEPPPPLPPLPK, encoded by the exons ATGGCGGCTACGTTCCCTTCGCCTTCGCTAAATAACAATAAATGGTACTTCACGCGCGAACAAATCGAAAACAGCCCTTCTCGCCGAGCGGGACTTGATCCCGACAAAGAGCTCTCGTACCGACAGCAAGCTGCTAACCTGCTGCAGGACATGGGACAGCGGCTCAACGT GTCACAACTCACAATTAACACTGCCATTGTGTATATGCATCGGTTCTACATGATCCAGTCCTTTACCCGCTTCCACCGAAAT GTGATTGCTCCTGCAGCTCTCTTTTTAGCTGCGAAGGTGGAGGAACAGCCCCGCAAGCTGGAGCATGTGATTAAGGTGACCCATGCGTGTCTCAATCCTCAGGACCCGTCTCCAGACACCAGGAGTGAT ACATACCTGCAACAAGCCCAAGACCTGGTCATTCTTGAGAGCATTATACTCCAGACCCTGG CTTTTGAGATCACCATTGATCATCCCCATACACATGTTGTCAAGTGTACTCAGCTTGTGCGAG CGAGTAAGGATTTGGCTCAAACCTCATATTTCATGGCAACAAACAG TCTTCACTTGACTACATTCTGCCTGCAGTACAGTCCTCCCATTGTAGCTTGTGTTTGTATTCATTTGGCCTGTAAATGGTCCAACTGGGAGATTCCGGTTTCCACAGACGGCAAACACTGGTGGGAGTATGTTGACCCCACAGTGACCCTTGAGCTGTTGGATG AGCTCACTCATGAGTTCCTGCAGATCTTGGAGAAGACGCCCAGCCGCTTGAAACGCATCAGAAACTGGAAA GCTGCAGGTCAAACTGCCAAGAAATCAAAGGTGCAAGATGGTGAAGAAGCCATTATGAACATGATCTCTATGGCATCGTCCGACAGCACGTTGGCCGGACTGATGAGCCTCTCCGCCCCTCCCTCCGGTTCCTCCATGGACTCCTCAGCAGACGACCACAGTGCTGCAGCCTCATCCCAACACTGGCAGCCTTCCGGCAAGGAGCAGCCCATTGCCAACGAGCTCCACGCGCCTGCTAAGGTGTCTCTGAGCGAGTATCGGGCAAAGCACGCGGATGAACTGGCTGCACAGAAGCGGAAGTTGGAGAACATGGAGGCAAGCGTGAAACAGGGATACGCCACTGCCGCACAGGCCCTTATGAACCAGCAGAGGAAAGAGAAGCACCATCACCACCAGCAGTCCAGCTCTGGTTCCTCAGACCTGAGCAACCCTTCACCTATCGTCCTGAAGATCCCACTGGATGAGCGATCGGAACGCAGTTCCTTAAAGATGCGCTTACCCGCGCGAGGCCAGTCAGACGGCGGCGGGCACAGCAGCAGTGGCAGCAGTCGTGGATCCGAGCAGGACATTAAAGTGCGGATTCGAGTTCCAGAAAGGCGAAGTGGGTCCGGAGAAGACGGGAAAAGTCGTGAGAAGCACAGAGAGCGGTCCAACCACCAccaccatcatcaccatcaccacCACCACTCCTCCTCTTCCACCACCGGCGCTTTATCGGCATCGTCTTCCTCATCCTCTGCACAAAAACACTCAAGTTCTGCCAGCACCTCAGGAAGTAGCAAAAAGGTCCCTGGTGACTCTGTGCGAACGAGCTCTTCTTCGTCATCGTCGTCTCGAAAAAGGACCCACTTGATGGATCCTTCCACCGGCACCCACCCCTCGAAAGTCAGCAAATCGTCCAGAAACTCATTTCAGTTGTCAACGCTTCCTGGAGTGCCCTCCCACGCGGTGGGTCACGGGGCTGACATCCTTCCCTCGCTGGGCCTCTCGCACCATCAGGGAAACTACTCGCACTCCAAGGCGGACAAAGCCGACACGAACGGCCACAATACGGCCGGCCAGTCCAACGAGTATCAGGACACATTTGACATGTTGAACTCGCTGCTCAGCGCACAGGGGGTGCAGCCGGCGCAACCTCAGATATTTGACTATCGCTCTCAGTACGGAGAGTACCGGTATAGCAGTAGCGCTCGCGGAGGAACCCAGCCACCACCTTTACCCTCAGAACCACCTCCACCTCTGCCGCCATTGCCCAAATAA
- the ccnt1 gene encoding cyclin-T1 isoform X3, which produces MAATFPSPSLNNNKWYFTREQIENSPSRRAGLDPDKELSYRQQAANLLQDMGQRLNVSQLTINTAIVYMHRFYMIQSFTRFHRNVCALSFDKLFAKRSYELDRNLTSFLMSYVAQVIAPAALFLAAKVEEQPRKLEHVIKVTHACLNPQDPSPDTRSDTYLQQAQDLVILESIILQTLAFEITIDHPHTHVVKCTQLVRASKDLAQTSYFMATNSLHLTTFCLQYSPPIVACVCIHLACKWSNWEIPVSTDGKHWWEYVDPTVTLELLDELTHEFLQILEKTPSRLKRIRNWKAAGQTAKKSKVQDGEEAIMNMISMASSDSTLAGLMSLSAPPSGSSMDSSADDHSAAASSQHWQPSGKEQPIANELHAPAKVSLSEYRAKHADELAAQKRKLENMEASVKQGYATAAQALMNQQRKEKHHHHQQSSSGSSDLSNPSPIVLKIPLDERSERSSLKMRLPARGQSDGGGHSSSGSSRGSEQDIKVRIRVPERRSGSGEDGKSREKHRERSNHHHHHHHHHHHSSSSTTGALSASSSSSSAQKHSSSASTSGSSKKVPGDSVRTSSSSSSSSRKRTHLMDPSTGTHPSKVSKSSRNSFQLSTLPGVPSHAVGHGADILPSLGLSHHQGNYSHSKADKADTNGHNTAGQSNEYQDTFDMLNSLLSAQGVQPAQPQIFDYRSQYGEYRYSSSARGGTQPPPLPSEPPPPLPPLPK; this is translated from the exons ATGGCGGCTACGTTCCCTTCGCCTTCGCTAAATAACAATAAATGGTACTTCACGCGCGAACAAATCGAAAACAGCCCTTCTCGCCGAGCGGGACTTGATCCCGACAAAGAGCTCTCGTACCGACAGCAAGCTGCTAACCTGCTGCAGGACATGGGACAGCGGCTCAACGT GTCACAACTCACAATTAACACTGCCATTGTGTATATGCATCGGTTCTACATGATCCAGTCCTTTACCCGCTTCCACCGAAATGTGTGTGCCTTATCCTTCGACAAGCTTTTTGCTAAACGTTCATATGAATTGGACAGGAATTTAACCtcttttttaatgtcatatgtTGCACAGGTGATTGCTCCTGCAGCTCTCTTTTTAGCTGCGAAGGTGGAGGAACAGCCCCGCAAGCTGGAGCATGTGATTAAGGTGACCCATGCGTGTCTCAATCCTCAGGACCCGTCTCCAGACACCAGGAGTGAT ACATACCTGCAACAAGCCCAAGACCTGGTCATTCTTGAGAGCATTATACTCCAGACCCTGG CTTTTGAGATCACCATTGATCATCCCCATACACATGTTGTCAAGTGTACTCAGCTTGTGCGAG CGAGTAAGGATTTGGCTCAAACCTCATATTTCATGGCAACAAACAG TCTTCACTTGACTACATTCTGCCTGCAGTACAGTCCTCCCATTGTAGCTTGTGTTTGTATTCATTTGGCCTGTAAATGGTCCAACTGGGAGATTCCGGTTTCCACAGACGGCAAACACTGGTGGGAGTATGTTGACCCCACAGTGACCCTTGAGCTGTTGGATG AGCTCACTCATGAGTTCCTGCAGATCTTGGAGAAGACGCCCAGCCGCTTGAAACGCATCAGAAACTGGAAA GCTGCAGGTCAAACTGCCAAGAAATCAAAGGTGCAAGATGGTGAAGAAGCCATTATGAACATGATCTCTATGGCATCGTCCGACAGCACGTTGGCCGGACTGATGAGCCTCTCCGCCCCTCCCTCCGGTTCCTCCATGGACTCCTCAGCAGACGACCACAGTGCTGCAGCCTCATCCCAACACTGGCAGCCTTCCGGCAAGGAGCAGCCCATTGCCAACGAGCTCCACGCGCCTGCTAAGGTGTCTCTGAGCGAGTATCGGGCAAAGCACGCGGATGAACTGGCTGCACAGAAGCGGAAGTTGGAGAACATGGAGGCAAGCGTGAAACAGGGATACGCCACTGCCGCACAGGCCCTTATGAACCAGCAGAGGAAAGAGAAGCACCATCACCACCAGCAGTCCAGCTCTGGTTCCTCAGACCTGAGCAACCCTTCACCTATCGTCCTGAAGATCCCACTGGATGAGCGATCGGAACGCAGTTCCTTAAAGATGCGCTTACCCGCGCGAGGCCAGTCAGACGGCGGCGGGCACAGCAGCAGTGGCAGCAGTCGTGGATCCGAGCAGGACATTAAAGTGCGGATTCGAGTTCCAGAAAGGCGAAGTGGGTCCGGAGAAGACGGGAAAAGTCGTGAGAAGCACAGAGAGCGGTCCAACCACCAccaccatcatcaccatcaccacCACCACTCCTCCTCTTCCACCACCGGCGCTTTATCGGCATCGTCTTCCTCATCCTCTGCACAAAAACACTCAAGTTCTGCCAGCACCTCAGGAAGTAGCAAAAAGGTCCCTGGTGACTCTGTGCGAACGAGCTCTTCTTCGTCATCGTCGTCTCGAAAAAGGACCCACTTGATGGATCCTTCCACCGGCACCCACCCCTCGAAAGTCAGCAAATCGTCCAGAAACTCATTTCAGTTGTCAACGCTTCCTGGAGTGCCCTCCCACGCGGTGGGTCACGGGGCTGACATCCTTCCCTCGCTGGGCCTCTCGCACCATCAGGGAAACTACTCGCACTCCAAGGCGGACAAAGCCGACACGAACGGCCACAATACGGCCGGCCAGTCCAACGAGTATCAGGACACATTTGACATGTTGAACTCGCTGCTCAGCGCACAGGGGGTGCAGCCGGCGCAACCTCAGATATTTGACTATCGCTCTCAGTACGGAGAGTACCGGTATAGCAGTAGCGCTCGCGGAGGAACCCAGCCACCACCTTTACCCTCAGAACCACCTCCACCTCTGCCGCCATTGCCCAAATAA
- the tmem18 gene encoding transmembrane protein 18 has product MTESKAKNISAIPIDGFSNVRITSLWSFLQSVDWSEPWLICLLAFHVFCFAFTILSCKYYRIQICHFLLMVTMVYSAEYLNEMAAMNWRSFSKFQYFDSKGMFISLVYSVPLLLNTIIIVAVWVWRTFSTMTELKILQLKRKAARENHKKTE; this is encoded by the exons ATGACGGAGTCCAAAGCTAAAAATATTAGTGCCATTCCAATCGATGGATTCAGCAATGTTCGTATCACATCATTATGGAGCTTTCTACAGTCT GTTGACTGGTCTGAGCCCTGGCTGATTTGTCTGCTGGCCTTCCATGTCTTTTGTTTTGCTTTCACCATCCTGTCCTGCAAATACTACCGCATTCagatctgtcattttctcttGATGG TCACAATGGTTTACAGTGCAGAATACCTAAATGAGATGGCAGCCATGAATTGGAG gtCTTTTTCAAAGTTCCAATACTTTGATTCCAAAGGAATGTTCATATCACTAGTATACTCTGTCCCGCTCTTGCTCAACACTATTATTATCGTG GCTGTGTGGGTATGGAGGACCTTCTCAACCATGACAGAATTGAAGATTCTGCAGTTAAAGAGAAAAGCTGCCAGAGAGAACCACAAGAAAACCGAATAG